The Deltaproteobacteria bacterium sequence TCCCACGGAAGTCATGAAGGCATAGCGCGAAAAGTTGGTAGAGTCCTGAAGTCCGTCGGCCAGGTTGCTGACGCAATGCGAAATAATGCCATATTTCTGGGCTGTCTCGTTCATGATCTTCATCATGTTGCTACCAGCAGTGCCCCAGAAGACATGGACCTTTTCCTTCAGAGCCAACCTTTCACTGACTTTCTTGCACTGATCGGGCTTTGACATGTGATCGCCCTTGACAACTTCAATCAGTTTCTTCTTGCCGTCCACCCAAATGCCACCTCGTTTGTTGATGTCATGCGCAACCCAGCTTGCAACGGCCCAAGCGATCTGCCCGTTGAAAGCCCCCGGTCCGGAGAAGCAGGTGATGACGGCAATTTTGATCGTATCGCCCGTCGGGCTCACCCACGTGGCTGGATCGAAATCGGACATATCCGACATCTTATCCGCGTCGAAGGCCGCGTTGGGTTTAGGCACCTTTTCTGCCATGGATCCCTTAACCGCTCCCTCCTTGGTTGTTTTGACAGTAGCCGCTTTCTCCTCTTTGGCTGCAAAGGCATAGGATGATCCGTAAACTGCCAAGCATAGGATTAGTAATAG is a genomic window containing:
- a CDS encoding ABC transporter substrate-binding protein, translating into MKVSKKSVVACFSLLLILCLAVYGSSYAFAAKEEKAATVKTTKEGAVKGSMAEKVPKPNAAFDADKMSDMSDFDPATWVSPTGDTIKIAVITCFSGPGAFNGQIAWAVASWVAHDINKRGGIWVDGKKKLIEVVKGDHMSKPDQCKKVSERLALKEKVHVFWGTAGSNMMKIMNETAQKYGIISHCVSNLADGLQDSTNFSRYAFMTSVGTEQVGRGMAYYYALRGKEKKFYILCQDYSYGHEIADGFKKGLEEYYPEAQIVGEDYHKLFLTDFAPYLTKIKASGAEVIYTGNWPPDGGTVLKQARQMGIKRPFAHVLMNDPNMLHDVGLE